A region from the Notolabrus celidotus isolate fNotCel1 unplaced genomic scaffold, fNotCel1.pri scaffold_157_arrow_ctg1, whole genome shotgun sequence genome encodes:
- the fbxw9 gene encoding F-box/WD repeat-containing protein 9, producing MELSEPEAETHGDQERPRPEAPTPDLPGLQDPGPSAVLSPPPAEAGGGLLSLPWEMLTNIVSHLPAQCVLDVLPKVCHALEDVGKDSTAWQLRAGRLIGCRAAYPVGPREDFDWPSGCVEMEQLITCWTDGAHLRAKQTRQDEREQVRQQRDDAVNQLEEEEEEEEPRNQENGGPVQIDEHQPPRGPSPPPMLECIPLPSGHIAQVNSVLLMGGGGNVLATGSRDWNVKLWDLQVGCGAKLLHTLGGQGDFSTHRGWVWCLASQAHQLASGGFDSTVRLWDLQAGGAKKGLIRAGAAVLCLSCQTDVLLAGTFDKRVNMYDTRAVQPLVKSIRLHGNAVMCLAADDQFIISGSKDGTVAVYDRRAGKDLKKLQLASYLQSMSYSGREVWAGDNSGMIHCFSMQAGTLKPVSRFDVGHVAMITGIHRSAGSLYTCSTDRTVKVHVPCSPPRTLCTQRHEAGVNGLSVEAG from the exons ATGGAGCTGTCTGAGCCTGAGGCGGAGACACACGGTGACCAGGAGAGACCCAGACCTGAAGCTCCAACACCTGACCTGCCTGG TCTGCAGGATCCTGGTCCCTCAGCAGTCCTTAGTCCCCCCCCTGCTGAGGCCGGCGGCGGTCTGTTGTCTTTACCGTGGGAGATGTTGACCAACATCGTCTCGCACCTCCCCGCTCAGTGTGTGCTGGACGTGCTGCCGAAG GTCTGTCATGCTTTAGAGGATGTGGGGAAGGACAGCACGGCCTGGCAGCTACGGGCGGGCAGACTCATAGGGTGCAGAGCCGCCTATCCTGTGGGGCCGAGGGAGGACTTTGACTGGCCCTCTGGCTGTGTGGAGATGGAACAGCTGATTACCTGCTGGACGGACGGAGCGCACCTCAGAGCGAAACAGACACGGCAGGATGAGAGGGAACAGGTGAGGCAGCAACGGGATGACGCTGTGaatcagctggaggaggaggaggaggaagaagagccCAGGAATCAGGAAAATGGAGGACCAGTACAGATTGATGAGCATCAACCACCCAGGGGTCCCAGCCCGCCCCCGATGCTGGAGTGCATCCCTCTACCTTCAGGCCACATTGCTCAGGTGAACTCTGTCCTCCtcatggggggaggggggaacGTTTTGGCCACAGGTTCCAGAGACTGGAATGTGAAGCTGTGGGACTTGCAGGTGGGATGTGGAGCCAAGCTGCTGCACACATTAGGAGGACAGGGGGACTTCAGCACACATCGGGGTTGGGTCTGGTGTCTGGCGTCTCAAGCTCATCAGCTGGCCTCGGGGGGCTTCGACAGCACTGTGAGGCTGTGGGACCTGCAGGCAGGCGGAGCAAAGAAGGGTCTGATCAGGGCGGGGGCCGCTGTCCTCTGTTTGTCCTGTCAGACTGACGTCCTGCTGGCTGGTACGTTCGACAAGAGGGTCAACATGTACGACACCAGAG CGGTTCAGCCCCTGGTGAAAAGCATCCGTCTCCATGGTAACGCTGTAATGTGCCTCGCTGCAGATGATCAGTTCATCATCTCCGGGAGTAAAGATGGAACGGTGGCTGTGTACGACCGCAGGGCGGGCAAGGACTTAAAGAAGCTTCAG CTCGCCTCGTACCTGCAGTCCATGAGTTACAGCGGCCGTGAGGTGTGGGCGGGAGACAACAGCGGGATGATCCACTGCTTCTCCATGCAGGCGGGGACTCTGAAACCCGTCTCCAGGTTCGATGTGGGACATGTAGCTATGATTACCGGCATCCACAGGTCGGCCGGAAGCCTCTACACCTGTTCCACCGACCG